In Salvelinus sp. IW2-2015 linkage group LG8, ASM291031v2, whole genome shotgun sequence, the sequence TTCAGGCTACGTCAGCTTATCAGCCCTGTAAGTGTTGTTTCCTAAGACTTCGCCCTGTAAGTGTTAGTTTGAACCCTACTAGACTTCAGCCCTGTAAGTGTTAGTTTCCCTATAGACTCTCAGCCCTGTAAGTTGTTTTGTTtcctatattttttgtttttttttttttctttttttttttttgacttcaGCCCTGTAGTGTTTTGTTTCCGTACTAGACTTCAAGCCCTGTAGTGTTAGTTCCCTATAGACTCAGCCCTGTAAGTGGTTAGTTTCCCTTACTAGACTTCGAGCCCTGTAAGTGTTAGTTTCCCTATAGACTTCAGCCCTGTAAGTGTTAGTTTCCCTGTAGACTTCAGCCCTGTAAGTGTTAGTTTCCCTGTAGACTTCAGCCTTGTAAGTGTTAGTTTCCCTATAGACTTCAGCCCTGTAAGTGTTTGTTTGCGAAGCTACTGTGGACTTACACCAGTCAGGAGACAAACGCTGATGTGAGACTGTCCTGTGTGCTTTGATACCTGAGCCATGTGACACTGACTAGCATCTGGCAGAGGATTGTAGGAAATGGTTAACCCCGGAGTTAAAATACTGACAGACAGCTTGTGTACTGTTTTATGTGATTCACGTTGATGGACGATTGAGACCATTTAGAATTTACTAGAACAGTTTTAGATGAACGTTCATTTGATGAGCATTTACAGCTGTAGGGAGGGCCGTTTGATGACTTGGACGTTTGTTCATTGAATGAAAACATTTTAAGAGTTCTCAAGTGTTTTGAAATGGTTGACCCATAGAATGAGAATCATTCCATTTCAATGGGTTGACCGCCATCTAACTCCATgactgcctctgtgtgtgtgaccccaCCCAGCCCCCGAACGACCCCCATGGCATCACCCAGGAGGAGCTGGTCCTGGCCCTGAGAGCCGTGCTCACCGGAACACCACGCTTTGcagaggtgggggggggagaCATACTGTACTGCACACTACACATACAGTAAGGGGTAAACGAGAACAGTACGCAATGCGAACAGTACGCAATGCGTCGTCTCCTCCCACATATCCACCATGTCTGGCAAACGAGACTGCACAATGCATAGCCTTTTAGGACGTCAGAGGTGGTCTTTGTGTATGGCTGCGTGTTTGTGAGCGGTAACGTGGACAAGTGAAATGGTTAGGGTTTGTGGGTGCGCCTGTAATCACGTTTTCTTGTTCACCTGCACAGTTTACAGCGGGGTAATAAAGGTGCAGCGAAGTGCTTACGTGCTAGCTCCCTCAATCAATACAGTGCATCAATCAATAATAGCAATAAAAGGTTCAAGTAATAGAAGTGCTAGTATGCGTGGTAATAATGGGCTGTATTTACACTATCTATGATGAGTAGTGACTTGGCCATACAGTAGAATAAGCTATGTAATAGAACAgcagtgtttagtgtgtgtgagttctgagtgtgtgtgtgtgtgtgtgtgtttatggttgtttgcttgtgtgtttgtgtatacgtTTGTGTGTGAGGGTTGGATGGGTGTGTAATCAGCGCAAATAGAAACTATTTGCACCTTAGAGACTACGGTGCAGGTCTGCGCAGGTAGACAGCTAgggttagctgttcagcagtctgacgGCCTGGCGGTAGAAGCTGTCTTTGACCCTGTTAGTGCGAGACCCGATGCTCCGATACCACTTGCCAAATGGTAACGGAGTGAACAGTCCGTGGCTCTCAGGTGACTGGAGTACTTGGCGACCTTTCGGACCTTCCTCAGACACGTCCTGACCTGTGATGTAGCCGGTTCAGATGCTCTAcgttgtgcagctgtagaacttggaAGAGACACTGTGATTGAACCGTGTCAGGTCCTCTGATGTGCACGccggaggaacttgaagcttttgctCCTCCACTGCATCCTCGTCGATGACAATAGGGGGCGTGCCCCCCCcctcgtttcctgtagtccacgatcagctcctgaCGTTGAGGGTGacgttgttttcctggcaccgtTCAGCCAGGGCTGTAACCACCTCCCTGGAAGCTGTCTCATCGCCGATCAGGCCCACcgccgttgtgtcgtcggcaaacttaatgattgtgttggagtcgtttGTGGCCACTCAGTTgtgggtgtacaggaggggactgagcacgcactcctggGGGGAACCCCCGTGTTgtgggtcagcgtggcggaggtgttgttgcctaccttcaccacctagggtctgccaatcaggaagtccaggatccagttgcagagggaggtgttcatcaatcaaatcaaatgtatttatgaagactttttacatcagcagacgTCACAAAGTGCTTGTAGAGAAACCCCCTACCCAGGGACCTTGAGCTTTAGTGTCAACGCAGGTTCTGATTTGTGGATTGTCTCGCTTCAACAGTTCCTGCTGCCACTGATCATTGAGAAGCTGGACTCCGATGTTCAGAGTGCCAAGGTGGACTCCCTGCAGACCCTGGTAAGACCTCGTCGGTTACCTCACCTCAGATCATCTTTACGGTGTACGTGTGCAGCAAACGGCATTCATGTCTTAATGGCCCGCGTTTTCTCCCCATGTTGCAGACTGCCTGTGCTTCTGTGTATGAACATAAAGAGCTAGCCCAATTCCTACCAGGCCTTTGGGCCTCGCTGCGCAGAGAGGTACGTTTCAATGCAGCTTGGGGGCCAGCGACATATCAGTACGGTTTGTAAAAGAGTCCTATACGGTGAGCTGTGGTAAGGCTACGTGAGGAATCTTTGATAGCAGATCATCTGAATGGAGAGTTTTGTTGACCTCCCTGTGCAGGTGTTTCAGACAGCTAGTGAGCGGGTGGAGTCCGCTGGCCTAGCCGCTGTCGGTTCCCTGACAGCCTGTCTCTCCCGCTCCGTCCTCAACTCCGACTCTGAAGACTCCCTCAATGTCTTCCTGGAGCTGGTCCTCAAAGGTACCACCTCAAACTTTCTGGTTCTGGGCACAAGTGGTGTTTGTTTATTGTCGTTGTGTAGCGGTGTGTGGGGACAGTCTATTCAGGAAATGTGTGAGAATGAGTCTGACTTGGCAATCACATTCTCCTCAGGGCTTACCACAGTAGTAAAAGCGTTAaatcagagagtgagagactgcGGGAGGGTATATACACTTTATATAATCCAGTACACAGTGTcctgatataaactcagcaaaaaaagaaacgtccctttttcaggaccctgtctttcaaagataattagtaaaaatccaaataacttcgcaGATCTTCKttgtaaagggtttaaacactgtttcccatgcttgttcaatgaaccataaacaattaatgaacatgcacctgtcgaACAGTtgataagacactaacagcttacagacggtagtcaattaaggtcacagttatgaaaactcaggacactaaagaggcctttctgctgactctgaaaaactCCTAAATAAAGATGCCCAGMGTCCCTGCTGATCTGCGTGAatatgccttaggcatgctgcaaggaggcatgaggactgcagatgtggccagggcaataaattgcaatgtccgtactgtgagacgactaagacagcactacagggagacaggacggacagctgattttccttacagtggcagaccacgtgtaacaacacctgcacaggatcggtacatccgaacatcacacctgcgggacaggtacaggatggcaacaacaactgcccgagttacaccaggaacgcacaatccctccatcagtgctcagactgtctgcaataggctgagagaggctggactgagggcttgtagccctgttgtaaggcaggtcctcaccagacatcaccggcaacaacgtcgcctatgggcacaaaccaccgtcgctggaccagacaggactggcaaaaggtgctcttcactgacgagtcgcggttttgtctcaccaggggtgatggtcggatttgcgtttatcatcgaaggaacgagctttacaccgaggcctgtactctggagcgggatcgatttggaggtggagggtccgtcatggtctggggtggtgtgtcacagcatcatcggactgagcttgttgtcattgcaggcaatctcaacgctgtgcattacagggaagacatcctcctccctcatgtggtacccttcctgcaggctcatcctgacatgaccctccagcatgacaatgccaccagccatactgctcgttctgtacgtgatttccagcaagacaggaatgtcagtgttctgccatggcaagctaagagcccggatctcaatcccattgagcacgtctgggacctgttggatcggagggtgagggctagggccattccccccagaaatgtccaggaacttgcaggtgccttggtggaagagtggggtaacatctcacagcaagaactggcaaatctggtgcagtccatgaggaggagatgcactgcagtacttaatgcagctggtgaccacaccagatactgactgttacttttgattttgactccccctttgttcagggacacattattcaatttctctaagtcacatgtctgtggaacttgttcagtttatgtctcagttgctgaatcttgttatgttcatacaaatattttcacatgttaagtttgctggaaataaacgcagttgacagtgagaggacatttcttttttgctgagtttatatagatctcacacacacacacacacacatacaccatcgcCAATGTGCCAACCCGACCCAATGTTTTTCTAGACTGTCAGCACCACCTGTGTGAGCCGGACCTGAAGCTGGTGTGGCCCAGTGCGAAGCTGCTGCAGGCCACCTCTACCGCCTCCTACAGGGCGAGCCACAGAGTTGCCGCCGCCGTCCTGCCGTCCCTCATAGAGCAATACAACAGCCGCACACAGGTGAGTCACACCATTCAGCTAGGACGTTCCATTATCGTCGATGTTGCTGCTCGTCTCACATTCTTGACCGTTGGTAACGATTTGATTAGTTTGCCCATGGCAGCTTCATTACTGTGTGAATTGGTGGCTTCCTGCATAGTCACAAACAGTGTTATTGCGTTGTACGTTATGGCCTTTTGTTGACCCGATATTGCCACAGGACATGTAGGCGACCTGTTATAAGTATCTTGGTTCTATCTCGCTTCCTATAGGTGCATGATGTTATCAGTGAAATCGttcatatctgtctgtctgctcctgtgTAGTGTGCTCAGCGGCGCACCCTACTGGAGGTGTTACAGGGCTTCGTCCATCCGGGGAAGTCATCAGAAGAGGGTAAGTGTAACGTCCTTTACTGTCCCTTGTCTCTTTGTGCCACGTCTCGTTCCTCCTTTCCTCTGCCATTGTATGCCTCGGCTGCTAAACGTGTGATATACAGTGCTGGATTTCAGGGCCCCATTTGAAAAGAGTATTTGAAGCGGAACGCCGTTCGAGTTTGCCCAAGCGTTATGACACTTTTAATCACAAATCGAGCTTTAGGGAATGACGGTCATGTCCAGTCGTTTGTACTGTGCAATAACTCCCACTCCCTCCTGAAATAGTTCATCTCTCCTCTTACCTTCCTGCTATGTGTGTCGCTGTGAATTGTTCCATTAACCTTTTCCCAATGTGTCACACTCTTGCACTctcacaacacccccccccccctctctctcacttcctttctatctccctccctctccccttctctctctctctctcgttctctctctccctcccccccagaTGAGAGTGTGCTGTTGGACTTCAGGCAGTCTCTGTGCAGTATAgtgttctctgctctgtctgagaGCAACGCTGACCTCCAGATCACATCTATGCGTGTGCTCACTGCGCTGGGCCAACAGACAGGTGACGCTCCTAACCTTTTGACCCCTCTTCCAATGAACGTGTCCCTGAACCCGCTCAACACATTCGAGACCTTTTGAGCTCACCCCGCTGCTACACAGGTCTGAATCGGTCAGAATGGCGTTTTTGTCCACATGCCGTTCAGCTTGTGCCTCTTCCTGTTACTGTGGGATAgagaatacatttgattggccATTCGCTTCGTGCTATATCTCCCTTTACTACGCTGAGATGTATAGGTTGAcatcttccacctctctcttaGGCCTGCTGTTAGAGTCAGATGTGGAGCTGGCCGTTGACCACCTCACCAGGCTCATCCTGGAGGAGGAAGATCCTAAAGTCAGGTTAGTTCCTGTTTTCAGTTGCTCCGGGAGGGCAATCAGAAGTCTATGATACCTAATCAATCAAATAACACAATGGcttggtcctcctcctctctcgtctctccccgtCTGTCCAGCCTGGCTGTGGTTGAGTGTGCAGGGGCTCTGGCTCGCCTGCACCCTGCAGCCTTCATCTCTAAGATGGTTCCACGGCTGAAGGAGGAGATCTTCTCAGGTGGGTTAAGGTCAAAGGTCGAAACAAAATAATGTCAACGAAGGTCTTCCCCGTCATTACGTGCCTTCAGTTGCATCGTTCTAACCAGAGGATGTTTACCGTATTGAACCCTTCCCTCTCCTGTTCCCAGAGCCCATGGCACAAGGTGACAGCGCCACGCCGTCCCAGGAACATTCCCAGCAGGCAGTGCGTCAGCGCTGTGTGGCGGCGCTGGCTGCGGTGTCGTCCCGGCCCAGTTTGGTTCAGGAGAGCACACCTGTCCTGCTTCAGGTCCTCACCTCTGCACACACTGGTATGTGTCTCCGCCGCAAGCAGGCTCTTTTGTCATCGTTTAGGTAGACCCTTCTAAATATCTATGTTAAGTAGATTCTGATAACGATGTAATCTCCCTCCTAACAGGCACTGGCGCGTTCTCATTGGAAGAGGTGATCTCTGTCTGCCACAGTCTGCAGAAGATAGCAGAGCAGGCCCAGGACACTGAAGAGACCGGTCGCGTCTTCCATGACATCATTCCTCGCCTGCTCGGACTGGCATTGCAGGCAGCTTTGCAGGGTGAGAATAGTCCGACCAAGACATGCCGTCAGGCCTGTGCAACACATTGTAATGTGAACCAGGAAGTACAACCTTTTTATTGAACCAGGAAGTCCATTGAGATAAGACATCTCTTTTTCAGAGGAAGGCTTGTACTGAGAATGTGTTGGTGTTTTAGCGAATATAAGAATGCAAACCTATGCAAGAGAAATGCAAATGACAAATGTCCTCCACGTCATGATGTTGGACTAAGGACTCTTTTTGACTGACTGGTTTTTCTGCTTCTGATCTGTGTTTATGTTAAGGTTCCTCAGACCATCGTAGCCCGATACTCGAGGAGACTGTCCTATCAGCCATGGTACCCATCATCAGCACCACCTGTGCCCGACTACAGTCCCGGTGAGTTCACATCACTGAGACAGCCAGCCACccaggaaagacacacacacacattgataatGGCACATTTATGTTATATGTAAATATTTTGGCTTGGCGCTAACCACTGCTCTGTCACCAGACTGGCTGTCCAAACAGCCTCGCGGGCCGTGTCCCTCTTCCTTGACGGTGATGTTTCCTTCCTGCCAGAGAACGCCTTCCCCTCCCAGATCCAGCTCCTCAAGGTCAAGTTTCAATGCTAAAGACAACCAGCCATCTCCGATTGAAAATGTTTTCTTCGCTGTTATGCCTACAGAGGACACCCCAGGGACAGGATGCATTCTGGGAATAAACAAAGCATTGTATCGCTGAGTGGTATGCTGAGTGTGTTTGAGTGACGTTGTCCTTTGACTTTGTCCTCCGGACGCAGGCAGGTGACTCGCGGAGCCAGTCCCAGATGGTGTGCCTGCTCATGGGTTGTGTGTGCTGGCTGCCACGGACTGTaagaccccccccaccccccctcctatATCTCTGCACCTCATGACAAGCCTTCAAAATGACATCTTTTTAACATTGTACTGTTAAATGTTCATACTAAGGATACCTGTTTTGTTGCGTTACCTTGGGTGACTTGCGTGTTGCCTACTTGTTAAGGTCTCTCTGGCCGGTCATGCACATTTTCAAATGGCTTGATTTAGCCTGTGATCGTAGACTGACTGACCGTGTGCCCCGGACAGGTGGAGGTGCCCCAGATGGACAGGCTACTGTTAGAGCTGGAGGAGCTGAGCTGTACCTGTGACCATCCCCTCGCCTACACGTCAGCCGCCAAGTGCTACGCTGGGCTGGTCAACAAGAGTCCCGCAGGCGAGTAGTCCGGTCGTGTCCTTTGACCGAATGGGAATTGGTCAAGTGAATGTTGGTGAGGTGGTATATTGATCGTGTGTGTTTCTACAGGTGAAGCCCTGGACTCTCTGATAGACAGGATGTTGAAGAGGATCTCCACTGAGCTGGACTCTGCATCCTCCCCAGTCAGAARGCAGGCGTTCACTCTGCTGCTCTGGGTTAGACCCCGTTTACATTACTACTGATACGGCAGCTAGCTtctattaagaacaaattcttgtttacaatgacggcctaccctcccctaacccggacgacgctgggccaattgtgcgccgcccggcGGCAGTTTGTATCCATTACGTTCCCTATTCCCCTTAGCCCATACTTAGCCTACTGAACTGCCCCCAATACAACCCCTGCGTCTCTAGACTAGGGAACACTGATACTACTACGACCTCTCCTTCAGGGCGAATGGTGACTTGCCTGTGGTACATTGTTGTGTTgttccatccattcattcatacaGTTGTGAATGGCTTTTCTTGTCTTTAGGTGTCCAAGGCTCTCCTCCTTCGCTACCACCCTCTGTCCACAGCCctgactgacaaggtaaaaggaCAGGAGTCCTCTTTTGTCTTCCCACACAAACAGTCTGTTAATTGttctgtgtctcttctccccAGGGGAAAACCTGGCCTAATGTAACAATGAAATCTAGTCGTAATTGTATCAATCCATGAACAGTAAACAAAGTTTTTTGTTGATTCCTTTTTGTATCGAGTTCAGCTCAGTTTAGCAGTGGAGGTTAAGGGATGAGGCAAGGCTAGAGAAATGTCCCTGCCTCTAACCTCACACACCYCAGtaatcctgtgtgtctgtctaagcTCTTCTCCCTGCTCAGTGACCCAGAGCTGGGTTCGTTAGCGGCCGATGGATTCTCTCTCCTGATGAGCGACTCGCCGGACGTCCTGAACCGCGGTAGCCACGCCGACGTGCGCATCATGTACCGCCAGCGCTTCTTCGCGGAGAACTCTGCCAAACTGGTCGAGGGCTTCAACGCTGTAGTCCAAGGTACTGCGAGGAGACGTTCACGATGCACTACAGACGCAGGACGTGTTGTGGTGAAAATGGCAAAGCAGTTTTTGAGAGTCCTGTTCATTTGACAGATTCTTAActttcccttccttctctccctctgcagaGAAGAAGTCTGGCTACCTGAAGGCACTGTCTCACATAGTGAACAACCTACCCAGACAGGTCCAGCTTACTGAGCTACCAGCGGTAAGTAGACAGGACAGGGACCAGTGCCAGACAGGAGAGCAAAAACAGGAACGACttagaaatacactgctcaaaaaaataaagggaacacttaaacaacacaatgtaactccaagtcaatcacacttctgtgaaatcaaactgtccacttaggaagcaacactgacaataaatttcacatgctgttgtgcaaatggaatagacaaaaggtggaaattataggcaattagcaagacacccccaataaaggagtgtggtggtggtgaccacagaccacttctcagttcctatgcttcctggctgatgttttggtcacttttgaatgctggccggtgctttcactctagtggtagcatgagacggagtcacaacccacacaagtggctcaggtagtgcagctcatccaggatggcacatcaatgcgagctgtggcaagaaggtttgctgtgtctgtcagcgtagtgtccagagcatggaggcgctaccaggagacaggccagtacatcaggagacgtggaggaggccgtaggagggcaacaacccagcagcaggaccgctacctccgcctttgtgcaaggaggagcactgccagagccctgcaaaatgacctccagcaggcctcaaatgtgcatgtgtctgctcaaacgtcagaaacagactcctgagggtggtatgagggccccacgtccacaggtgggggttgtgcttac encodes:
- the LOC111967730 gene encoding MMS19 nucleotide excision repair protein homolog; translated protein: MMAADSALLLGLVEEFVLGQQDRKAVDTATELKAGQFTILQLVEALGLHLTSSQPQTRARGVQLLSNVLQECHGDLTEREVEVLIVFYENRLKDHYVITPHVIQGLKALTKCSVLPPGSAVSILKSLFQDIHVQSLMLAERSCVYNILIRLMESRESELKGLGADFVYGFVQSVDGERDPRNLLLAFHIARKIVHEGYDLGENTQELFEPCKCLFPIDFSPPPNDPHGITQEELVLALRAVLTGTPRFAEFLLPLIIEKLDSDVQSAKVDSLQTLTACASVYEHKELAQFLPGLWASLRREVFQTASERVESAGLAAVGSLTACLSRSVLNSDSEDSLNVFLELVLKDCQHHLCEPDLKLVWPSAKLLQATSTASYRASHRVAAAVLPSLIEQYNSRTQCAQRRTLLEVLQGFVHPGKSSEEDESVLLDFRQSLCSIVFSALSESNADLQITSMRVLTALGQQTGLLLESDVELAVDHLTRLILEEEDPKVSLAVVECAGALARLHPAAFISKMVPRLKEEIFSEPMAQGDSATPSQEHSQQAVRQRCVAALAAVSSRPSLVQESTPVLLQVLTSAHTGTGAFSLEEVISVCHSLQKIAEQAQDTEETGRVFHDIIPRLLGLALQAALQGSSDHRSPILEETVLSAMVPIISTTCARLQSRLAVQTASRAVSLFLDGDVSFLPENAFPSQIQLLKAGDSRSQSQMVCLLMGCVCWLPRTVEVPQMDRLLLELEELSCTCDHPLAYTSAAKCYAGLVNKSPAGEALDSLIDRMLKRISTELDSASSPVRXQAFTLLLWVSKALLLRYHPLSTALTDKLFSLLSDPELGSLAADGFSLLMSDSPDVLNRGSHADVRIMYRQRFFAENSAKLVEGFNAVVQEKKSGYLKALSHIVNNLPRQVQLTELPALLPLLLEALSCPDQGVQVSTLSCLQPVLLDPPSALITQLEVLVGRTLALTTSPTMKVRIASLRCIHALSRFPEHEIMPFRARVLRALAAPLDDHKRVVRREAAVARNEWFLLGSPGGR